From the Brachyspira intermedia PWS/A genome, the window TCAATTATTATTTTATAGCTCATGCAGAACTTAATGACGGAACTCATTCAATAAAATTACTAACAATAAATAATTTTACAGAATCAAGCGAAGTTATTGAAGTAAAAAATATTTTATGATATCAAGAATTTAGGAGTTATGTAAACTCATTATTAAAAATATTATAGTTCAATTAACATAACAATGCAGATTTATGATATCCTTAACCGATAATAATCTGTAAGAGGGTATCAACATGAGAAACATAAGATATAAATATTTGTTTGTTATTTTATCGGTAGTATTCATTTCTACTTTAGAAAATTTATATGGTCAAATCGCCGTAAATACCTATTCTTTAGAAATTACTACTAACGATATAGAAATAGTTAAGTTTATAAATGGATATCAGCTTTATTTAAAGAAAAAGCCGAATGTATACGGATATAGAATACAATTAAAAAGCCAAGATGGTTTTAATTCTTATCTTCATATTGATAATAGCGGCAGTACTAACTCTATAGTAAGAATAAGAGAAAGCGATTATCATTATAAACTTGGGGAAGTATTTAAAGTATTTATTCCACAAAATGTATATTTGGATAGAAGAAACAATAATTCTCCATTTACTTTAAGGGATAATATTACTCTAGTTTTAGAAGCCTATAATATCAACAATGAGACTTTAATAAATAATGAAATAATATTAAAGGCAAATAATGCAGAAATTTCAACACCTACTATAACACTTAGAAATGTTGAAAAAGAAGGCGATCTATATGCATTTTATCTATACTACTCTGGAGGCGATAATGGAGAATATGCATTTTATGTAAGAGAAGGAAGAACAAATACATCATATAAATTAATAGATACTTCTTATGGAAATACTGGAAATTATGACAGCAGCGGTATTATATTAGAAGATACTTTTAATAGATCATTAGGTAAAAAACTCTATATAAAAGCATATTTTAAACAGTTGCCTGAAGATAGATATTTATCTTTCAATGTATTTAATACTCAGGGTGAAAGCTTTACTTATCCTATAGATTATGTTATAGAAACTACAAATGTACAAAAGGAAGTAGTACCTCCTCAAATCCCTAACGGAGGAAATGAAGGTCCCGTACAAATAAGACCTAGAGATAGAGTTATAGAAACTTCTACAAATACTATAATAGTAAAAAAAGATGCTCAGCCTCAAAAAGAAAATAATGAGATAAAAATTTTATCTTCTGCTAATATTGTTGAAAATCCTGTAACAGAAGAAAAACCAATTATCGAAGAACCTGAAGTAAAAGAAAATTTCAATTATAACTTGGAAGCTATGGATAATTTAAATAATGCTAGTAAATCATTCAATACCCCTAATAATTATGTAAAAGATCAAGAAGAATTGAGTGATAAATTTAAAGGCATTATTAAAAGATATAAAGATGAAGGAAGCATAGACTTAGTTGTAGTGCTAGATACAACAGAAAGTATGCATCCTTATTTGAAAACTATAAAAAGAGATATAAGGGGTATGGTTACAGAATTATTCGATAATCATAAATATTCAAGAGTAGGTTTTTTGCTTTACAGAGATGTTAAAGATACTTATCTTACAAAAAAGATAGATTTCAGCGATAATATTAACTTTATAAATAGAGAAGTTAATTATTTCTATGCAGCAGGAGGCGGAGATAAGGCAGAACCTATGTATGAAGCTTTACAGGAAGCATTAGAAACATTTGATTATATTAATCAAAAAAGATTAATAATAGTTATCACAGATGCACCTGCTAAAGTTATTGGAAGAGCTAATTTGGATTTGAATTTATCTACAGCTAAACAAAAAAATGTTACTGTAGAATTTGTATTAGCTTCCGAAATAGAAGAAGAGGAAGAAGATCTTTCTGATGATTATTTATACTTCTTTAATTTCTAAATATATGTTGATAATAATGAATGAAAAGCCCTTACCAAATAAGGTTTGGGCTTTTATTATATTTATGGGTTATCAAATTTATTTATGATTGGAATTTGATTTAATCTATATTCAATATTCAATCTTTTAAAAATAAAATAAGTTAAACAAGATACTGTTATCCCAATAAATGCCCCGAATACTACATCACTAGGATAATGAACTACTAAATAAATTCTAGAAAAACCTATTAATGCTGCAATCAATACAGCTATAAAACTATATTTCTTATTAAAATAAAGAAAAATAGGAAAAAGCACAGCAAATGATGCAGTAGTATGAGAGGAAGGACATGAAAATGAAGTTTCAAGATGCTTGCCAACAGCAATCCAATATTCATTATAAATGGGATCTGTAAAAGGACGTTCTCTTGCTATCAATGGTTTTAATATTATAGCTCCTATAAATATAGATATAAATAAACTTACAGCCATATTAATACCGCAAACTCTAGTCCTTTTTATAAATATTAATATAATTGTAAATACCATCAAAGGAATTGATTCGCCTAAATATGTTATAGATGAAAAAAACAAATCTAATATTTGATAATTATTATGTAAACTATGAGCAAATTCTATTATAGTTTTATCGAATATATTTATTATCTGCATTTATGATTCCTGTAATTAATTTTTTAATAAAACAATTATATTATAAATATGTAATAAATTTTTTAGTAATAGTGTATACCTAAACAACTATATTTTGTCGAAATAATTTTTTAATTTAAAATATTTTCAGGGCTTTGCCCACCGCTCTGCGTACTTCGTACCCCCCCACTTCTTTTGCGACTGAAGGAAGTACCTGCGACTGAAAGGAGTACCTGACGAAGTCCACTGTAAGTGTAGGTATGGTATTGCCACAAAGAAGCTATATCCTCGACAGGCTCGGATACGCTTCGCGAAAGGCTATATTTTATCTTAAATTTAATGAATTACCTTACATATAAGACAATTTTAATATGATTTAGTACTAATTTTTACACTTGCACTTTCGCCGTAGGCGTACTTCGTATGGTTCTTTGACGAAGTCCGCCTGTGGCGTGCGGCGGGAAAAAGAACAATAAAAAATTGACAAACTTAAAAATTTTCAGTATATACAAAAAATAGGAAAGGAGTAATAATTACCCTTCCCTATTCTAATATCATATAATTATTAAAAAATAATTATTTTAATTCAGGCCAATATTTTTTATTAGCTTCTATTAACTCATCTAATATTTTCTTAGCAACTTCAACACTAGGAACAGTTCTTGACATACTGATAGCCTGCCACATTTTCAAATATGAACCTTCTATCCAAGCATCAACAACTAATTTTTCTACAGCTACTTGCTGTTCCATTAATCCTTTATTGAATCTAGGAATTTCTCCCATTACTAAAGGTTCAGGACCATTGCAGCCAACTATACAAGGTATTTCAACCATTGCAGTAGGATCAAAGTTTATTATAGAACCATTATTAGGAACTATCAATAACATTCTTTCTCCTGTATTATTGCTTATAGCACAAGCTAAATCTACTATATAAGTAGCATGTCCTCCTACTTCAAATGTAGAATCTTTAGCAGTACCAGCCTCTGTTATTCTTTTACATTCTCCAAATACTCTTTTTTCTCTGCCATCTCTAACCATATCAGTTCTAGTATAATTAATATCAGAATGACTTACTACATAATCAGGAAATAAATAATATTTGAAATAAGTATTAGGCATGAAGTTTGGAGAAACAGCCAAAATATCTCTAGCTTTCTCATAAGTAGAATGCCAATCAGCATCTACATGTCCTTCCATAGATGGATGTAAGTATCCGTTTTTAGAAACGAATTCTTTTAATATAGGCATTAAATCTCTGCCTGTGCTTTTTTCTATTATACTAGTCCACCAACCAAAATGGTTCAAACCGAAGTATCTTACTTGCATTTCTTTTCTTGATTTCAAACCGCATATAGATGCCATAATATCTTCTATACCAACAGGCATATCACAGATATTTAAAACTTTAGAATTAGGTTTTAATCTTCTGCAAGCTTCTGCAACTATAGCAGCAGGGTTAGAATAGTTAAGCATCCAAGCATTAGGAGAATATTTTTCCATATAATCTATTATTTCTAAAACTCCTCCTATAGAACGCATACCATAAGCCATACCGCCGGCACCGCAAGTTTCCTGTCCTACGCATCCGTATTTAAGAGGTATTTTTTCATCTAAAGAACGCATTTCATATTTACCAACTCTTATATGAGCCATAACAAAATCAACTCCAGTGAAAGCCTCTTTAGGATCTGTTGTGAAAGAGAATTTAACATGAGGAGCTCTCTCTTTCATGATGATAGCACAAGCATTTCCAACTATAGCCTGTCTCTCTGCATCATTGTCATATAATTTCAATTCTGATAAAGGAAATCTTCCTTCTTCACTTAAAAGCATTAAAATAATTTCTGGCGTAAAAGTACTTCCGCCTCCGGCTATAACAACTGAATGTTTTTTCATTTTATTACTCCTTAAAAAATTTATTAAAATTTAGTATTATTATTCACTAGTTTTCAAAAGTTCTTCAAATTTAGCTTTTACTTGAGGCACTGATAAACCTACTATTATTTGTATAGCATTTCCTTTTTTAACAAGTCCATGAGCACCACCTTTTTTGAATGCATCTACATCTTTAACAAGATTCATATCTTTAACTGTTACTCTCAATCTAGTAGCACAGTTAGTAACATGCTCTATATTATTTCTTCCACCCAATGCCTCTAGATAGATAACAGCCTGATCCTCAAAACTTGATTTTTTAGCTTCTCTTTCTTTATAATCTTTTTTAGTATATAGTTTAGTCTTACTATCGCCCCTTCCAGGAGTAGGAATATTAAATTTTAATATCAAAAATCTAAATACAACAAACCATATACCAGTAAATATAAGCCCTATAACAATATTTGCTATAACCATAGATGAATGATTTTTCATAGCAAATATCCAGTTTTGCGTTATAAAAGCTATTAATCCTGATCCATAGTTTCCTACTACGCCTCCAACTACATATAATACTGTGGCTAAACTAGCAGCCAAAATAGAATGCACAAAAAATAAGAAAGGAGATATAAATAAAAATGTAAACTCTAAAGGTTCAGTAATACCTACAAGTATTGATGTTAATGTTACAGGAATAAGCAAAGCAGCCATTCTCTCACGATTCTCTTTATTAGCACAGAAATAAATAGCTAAAGCAAGTCCGGGAGCTCCAAATACTTTAGAGTTTCCATGCAAAGCAAATCCGCCTTCAGGGAATAATTGTTTAAGAGGCTCAACCATATTTGAAAATTCAGCAACATGTTTTATCCAATAAGGTTCTATACCTTCAGGAACAACAGCTGGCCCGTAAATAAAAGGTCCATAAATGAAATGGTGAAGTCCTGTAGGTATTAATATTCTTTCTAAGAAAGTATATATAAATACTCCTGCTCCGCCTGCATTTGCTAGGAATTGCTGCATTGAAGCTATTAAAGCCTGTATTTTAGGCCATATTAAACATGTTAAGAATGCTAAAACCAATACAACAAAGAAACCTATAATATGTACAAAAGATGTTCCTTGAAATACTCCCAAATAATCTGGAAGTTTTGTTTCATAAAATCTATTATGAATTGTAGTAATAATTACACCTATAAATATTGCCCCTATTATGCTTGTATCTAATGTTTTAATACCTGCTATTAAAGCTAAACCGCTTACTCCGCCTGCTTCTTGAGTGAAATCAACTCCAAACTGAAGACCCCAAAATTTAAGTATAGCAGCTATAAAATAATTATATGATAAGTAGCATATCAAAGTTGCTAATATTGCTCTTTCAGGCGCCATTTTTGAAAGTCCTATAGGAATACCTAAACAGAAAAATAAAGGCATATTTCTGAATATAGTCCAAGCACCTTCTTCTATTATAAATACTAATTTGTAGAATACGCCATCAGGATTAGCCAAATTTCCTACTATAGCCTGATCTTTAAAAATAATAGTTAATCCTACAACTAAACCGGAAAAAGAAAAAAGCAATACCGGTACAAACATGGCCGCCCCAAATTTTTGGAAACTAGCCCTTAAATCAATATTAGCAAACATTTATATCCCCCTCATTTTAAATTTTTATATCATAATTCAGAGCTTTATAATCTCTAAAATATTTGCATCCTCCTTTACAAAACGCAGACGAAAATAAAATAAATTATTTTAAATAATCTAAATATGGTTTTTGAGAATCTATCATTCTATCCACCATCTCTTCAATATTTTTACATACATTAACAACAGGGTTAGCAAGTATAGCCTGTATAGCATATTCTTTTTTATGATGTATAGCAGCTTCAGCAGTTAAATCATATACGCTTACATAATTTCTTAAAAGTGATAAATAACCTTTAGGAACATTATTTAATTTTACGCCTTTAACTCCGTCTTTGCTTATTTCAGCAGGAACTTCAACTGCTATCCAGCTAGGTAAATCTTCTATTAATCCATCATTCAAAATATTAACAGCCTCTTCTACATAGCTTTCATTTGTAACTATACCGTCTATTATGCTTGAAGCTCTTTCTTTTACTCTCAATTCTATTTTAGGTTCTGCTTTAGAAAGTACAGTTCTGTATAATTCATAGAAATCTAATATTCCTCTATGATCAACAACGTCCCAAGCCCAGCCTATATATTCACCGAAATGGCTGTCAACTGTTATAGGTAATAATTTATATTTTTCTAATATTACTTTTAATAATCTTCTGTCAGCCCATATAAATTCCCCTTTTAATTTTTCTTCTATAGAGTGATCAAAACTTTCTGTTTTTGAAAATGCATTATTTGCTTTAGCGTATTTTAATAAATCACTATATCCAACTTCATGCTCAAAATAACCATGTGCATTTTTTAATACATCAGGATATAAATCTTTTCCGCTTTTTTTGTCTTTAATCTCTAATAAGCAGCTGAAATGATTAAGTCCTCCTGCCTTAATATCCAATGAGTCATAATTCATTCTTAAAATTTTTGGAAGCCATTTATGAAGCCAGCCTATCTCATGGCACATACCTATAAATCTAGCATTAGGATAAACTCTTTTTACAGCAGTACATATAGCAGTCATAGGATTTGAAAAATTGAATATATAAGCATTAGGACATATATCCATAGCATCTTTTACTATATCCAAAATAGGCGGAATAATTCTTAAAGAGTGGAATACTCCTCCAGGTCCTCCGTTTTCTCCATAAACCTGATGAATACCATACTGCATAGGTATTTTCCAATCCTCATCCCATAATTGAAATCTATCCCCTACTTCTATTGAACTTATAATAAATTCAGCATTTTTGAAAGCCTCTTTCCTATCTGTAGTGGCATCAACAGTAAAATTTAATTTATTAGCCTCAATAAACTCTTTAACATAATCATATACTTTTTTCAAAGCATTAGGGTTAATATCAAGTAAAGTTATATGAGAGCCTTCTAAAGACTTAGTAGAGAAAATATCTCCAAGCATATCACATCCGAATTGTGCACTTCCTGCACCTACCAAAACAAATTTAATCATTTCCATCTCCTTTTATTTATAAAATTGAATATTAATTAAATATTCATAATATCTATAACTATTATTATATACAAACAATATACAATGTCAATAAAATGATACTAAAATATCATTTTTTTAATACTAAAATATCATTTTTTAGTTAAAACTGTAGATTTTTCATATAAAATATATTATTATTAATATTAATTAATATTTTTGCTAATATTTATTACATTTTTAATATCATTATTATGATATTGTTTATTATAAAAAATGTAATATAATATAAAAAATCATTATAGGACTGATTCAATGGTACAGAAAGAGAAAGTTGAGAATATTGCTAAGATTTTGAATATTGCAGAAACAACAGTAAAAAGATTTTTCTATTCTCCTGAAAAACTGCATAGTGATACTTTTAGGGAGATAATGTCTGTTTTAGCTGAATACTATCCTGAAGATTTAAGATCAATAGTAAAATCAGACTATAGAGATATACTATTCATATTAAGAGATCATAATTTAATGGTAGCTTCTGATATAATTAAATATCTTCAGAAAATAACTTTAAAATATAATATTTCAATAAGACTGTATGAAAATAGTGAAAATATACCTTTGAATATACTTATTAATAAAAACAAAAAGAAATGGAGTGATATTAGAGGCATCATAAGTTTATCAACTGAAACTGAAGAAATTACAAATGACTTTTTAATTCCTACAGTATTTTTGAATATGCCTCAGCAGGAATACGGATTAAATATAGATGTTAATGATTATTTAGGCGGTAAATTAGCCATAGAACATTTATACGAAAATAATTGGAGAAATCCTGCCTTTGTTGGACATTATGAATTAAGCGGAGATATAGTAGAAAGATATGAAGGAGTAAAAACTGCATGCGAAAATCTTAATATAGATTGCAAACTATTTAACACATATAATTTTTCTATGGAAGAATCATACAATATAACAAGGCAAATTTTACAGGATAAAACAATAGATTCTATTTTTTATTTTTGCGATCAAATGGCTATAGGAGGAATTAAAGCTATAAATGAATATGGATATGAAATGGGAAAAGATATAGGTGTAATAGGATTTGATAATTTAGAAATATCAGAATTTTTAGGATTAAGCTCTATGGATCAGAAATTATATGAAAAAATTCTATACTCTATAGAATATATTTTATTTGGAAACGGAAAACCTTTTACAGAGAAATCTCCTTTAATAAGTTATACTCCTGAGGTAATAGCAAGAAAAAGCTCTTTAAGGAAATAAAATAATAAGATAAAATATTATTACTAAAATAAATCTTTAATTATATTAGGATATTTAATATCATTTATTTTTGATATTCCTGCATTATTATCAAATTCTGTTATATGCACTTTTATAGGATCTATTTGACTTGTAATATATTTTATAACATTAGATGAAACAAATACATCTTTTTTTACATTGATAATTATGAAAGGTATTTTAAATCCTCTAGTATGAAATAATTCCACCTGCTCTAAAGATGAATGTATAACATTAGAATCATATTCTACAATAGGTATTATATGAATTTCATTTTCTTTTTCTATATCAAGCATTAAATCCATAAAATTATAATTCTCTTTTATAGGCGAATATAAAGATAATGATTCAAACACCATATAATCATAAATATTATTATTTTCATCTATAAGATCAGTAATATCTCTTTCATCTATTTTTGCATTAATACTGTGAAGAGGAGATATATTTCCATTAGTAGCATAGGAAACAAATATTTCTGAAGCTTTTAAAGAAGTTGTATTTTTTATATATTCAGGGTCGAATAATTTATTATCTCTTACTTCCATTACAAAAGGTTTATAATAGCATACACTTTTATCCAGCATCTTTAATGATGACACTATATGAGAAGAAATATAAGTCTTACCAACATGACTCTTATCAGATATAACACAAAACAGCTTCATCTATACTACCCTTAAAATTAAATATATTTAACATCTAATTTTACTTTATATTTAACTTTTTCACCTGCTTTTAATGATATATTTTTGCAGCATACTATAGTAGAATTTTGATAATTCATCTCTAGTTTATCAACAGCATCGGATATAGTGAAGTTAGGCATATATAAGAACACTGTTTCTTCGCTTGCTTCCATTAATACATTTATTTTTATATATGATTCATCGGCCATACCGAAAACTGTTCCTTTGTATTCTCCGCAATCAGACAAATTATTAGAAACTTTTTCATTGCCTCCTATATAATATCTGTCTGGTTCCTGTCCTGCAAGCAATGTTATATTATTTTCTAAAGCATATACAAATTCTATATCTTCATTAGATTTATTTTCTATAATAGATTCAACAGAAAATTTTCCGTCATTGTTTACAATATATCTTTTTACCAAATGTATATCTTTGCCATTAACCTTTGAAGTCTTTTCAAAAGATACGGTAGCATAATCTTTATTGATAAGATTTTCCAAAACATCATAATGAAGATTATAAAAATCTGCATTTTCTTCATATTTTAATAATTGGAATTCTTCAGCAGTAGGCATTTTATTTAGGAAGTGGTCAACTCCGAATACTTTTTCATTTTTATCGAATACCAAATATTTAGCAATCTTATCATCAACTTTTTTTGCTATTTCATGTATTGATACATGCTCATCATTATTTTGATTATTATTAGAATTTCTTACAGCAGCTATATGATAAGCCTCTTCCCTTCTTCTAAGACAATCTATTAAATTAGTAGGGTTTCCTTTTTTCAAATCCCATTCTATTAAAGATCCGCTTAAAGTATGGAAAACTAATCCGGCATTCTCACATGAAATCATGATCTCCTCTCTGCCGTCCATATCAAAATCCAAGCTATGACTTAAAAAATATTTTCTTCCATAAACTTTCTCTAAAGATATAGAAGTAGCCTTAATTAAATTAGCATAAGTAGCATGTCTTAAATTATTTAAATAAAGACCGCCGAATGTACCATGCCAATAAGGACAATTACACTGCCCCTTTAATAAATAACTCAAAGCCTCTTCTTTTTCTTTATAATTAGAATCTGTAATCTCCCCTATCATATTGGAAGTAAATATCATTCTTTTATTCATTCTATTGCTTTCAGAATACTTGCTGAAATAATTTCTCCAGAAACCGCCTCTCATAAATCTGCTTACAATTTCATTATCTTCAGATTTTTTTAATTCTTCCTGTTTTGAATGGAATTCATCCTGTACTTTAGCAGGTAAAACCCAAGTAAGCATTTCTTCATAAGAGCCTGTAGGTATATAAATTCTTGATATAGGAGGATGTTTCTCCATATATTCACTGTATGTAGTAGTGATAATCGTATCTTTTTCTTTTGTAAGGGCATCAAAAAACTTTTCAAGCCATTTATCTTCATATACCCATTTTTGAGTACCAGGCCAATCTCCGTATTTTTCACCGTCATCATGAAGAACTACAACTCTGTCGCCTTCTTCAGTAGCTATTGATTTTAAATATTCAATGGACTTTTCAACATCTCTAAACGGTATTAAATAACGAAGTTCCTGAGATATTGGGAATATATTTAATTTATAATTCTCATTATCAGTTATAAAGTAACCAAACATATTTTTAGTGTCTATTCCTGTAGTTAAAAACTGAGAATCATCAAGCATTATATATTTGATGCCATTCATAGCTAAATTCTTAACTAATGTAGGCTCCCAAACTCTCTCAGCAATCCAAGCACCTTGAGGAGTAATATTAAAATTCTTTTCTATATATTCATTTAATTTTTTTATCTGTATATCTTTATCTTTATCCGGTATTGAAGGCATTATAGGTTCATAAAAACCGCCGCTTTGCATTTCTATTCTTTTTTCTTCTGCAAGTTTTTTCAAAGCCTGAATATGTTCTGGGTGATTCTTTTCAAGCCATTCTAATAAACAGCCTGTATAGTGAAAATTAAATTTTATGTCTTTATATTTTTCTAATATATCTAAAAAAGGCTTATAAGCATTTTTATATGTATTTTCAAATACAAAGTCAAAATTGCCAACCGGCTGATGATTATGGTTA encodes:
- a CDS encoding alpha-amylase/4-alpha-glucanotransferase domain-containing protein — protein: MKTINLILGNHNHQPVGNFDFVFENTYKNAYKPFLDILEKYKDIKFNFHYTGCLLEWLEKNHPEHIQALKKLAEEKRIEMQSGGFYEPIMPSIPDKDKDIQIKKLNEYIEKNFNITPQGAWIAERVWEPTLVKNLAMNGIKYIMLDDSQFLTTGIDTKNMFGYFITDNENYKLNIFPISQELRYLIPFRDVEKSIEYLKSIATEEGDRVVVLHDDGEKYGDWPGTQKWVYEDKWLEKFFDALTKEKDTIITTTYSEYMEKHPPISRIYIPTGSYEEMLTWVLPAKVQDEFHSKQEELKKSEDNEIVSRFMRGGFWRNYFSKYSESNRMNKRMIFTSNMIGEITDSNYKEKEEALSYLLKGQCNCPYWHGTFGGLYLNNLRHATYANLIKATSISLEKVYGRKYFLSHSLDFDMDGREEIMISCENAGLVFHTLSGSLIEWDLKKGNPTNLIDCLRRREEAYHIAAVRNSNNNQNNDEHVSIHEIAKKVDDKIAKYLVFDKNEKVFGVDHFLNKMPTAEEFQLLKYEENADFYNLHYDVLENLINKDYATVSFEKTSKVNGKDIHLVKRYIVNNDGKFSVESIIENKSNEDIEFVYALENNITLLAGQEPDRYYIGGNEKVSNNLSDCGEYKGTVFGMADESYIKINVLMEASEETVFLYMPNFTISDAVDKLEMNYQNSTIVCCKNISLKAGEKVKYKVKLDVKYI
- a CDS encoding substrate-binding domain-containing protein, whose translation is MVQKEKVENIAKILNIAETTVKRFFYSPEKLHSDTFREIMSVLAEYYPEDLRSIVKSDYRDILFILRDHNLMVASDIIKYLQKITLKYNISIRLYENSENIPLNILINKNKKKWSDIRGIISLSTETEEITNDFLIPTVFLNMPQQEYGLNIDVNDYLGGKLAIEHLYENNWRNPAFVGHYELSGDIVERYEGVKTACENLNIDCKLFNTYNFSMEESYNITRQILQDKTIDSIFYFCDQMAIGGIKAINEYGYEMGKDIGVIGFDNLEISEFLGLSSMDQKLYEKILYSIEYILFGNGKPFTEKSPLISYTPEVIARKSSLRK
- the bioD gene encoding ATP-dependent dethiobiotin synthetase BioD gives rise to the protein MKLFCVISDKSHVGKTYISSHIVSSLKMLDKSVCYYKPFVMEVRDNKLFDPEYIKNTTSLKASEIFVSYATNGNISPLHSINAKIDERDITDLIDENNNIYDYMVFESLSLYSPIKENYNFMDLMLDIEKENEIHIIPIVEYDSNVIHSSLEQVELFHTRGFKIPFIIINVKKDVFVSSNVIKYITSQIDPIKVHITEFDNNAGISKINDIKYPNIIKDLF
- a CDS encoding vWA domain-containing protein; the encoded protein is MRNIRYKYLFVILSVVFISTLENLYGQIAVNTYSLEITTNDIEIVKFINGYQLYLKKKPNVYGYRIQLKSQDGFNSYLHIDNSGSTNSIVRIRESDYHYKLGEVFKVFIPQNVYLDRRNNNSPFTLRDNITLVLEAYNINNETLINNEIILKANNAEISTPTITLRNVEKEGDLYAFYLYYSGGDNGEYAFYVREGRTNTSYKLIDTSYGNTGNYDSSGIILEDTFNRSLGKKLYIKAYFKQLPEDRYLSFNVFNTQGESFTYPIDYVIETTNVQKEVVPPQIPNGGNEGPVQIRPRDRVIETSTNTIIVKKDAQPQKENNEIKILSSANIVENPVTEEKPIIEEPEVKENFNYNLEAMDNLNNASKSFNTPNNYVKDQEELSDKFKGIIKRYKDEGSIDLVVVLDTTESMHPYLKTIKRDIRGMVTELFDNHKYSRVGFLLYRDVKDTYLTKKIDFSDNINFINREVNYFYAAGGGDKAEPMYEALQEALETFDYINQKRLIIVITDAPAKVIGRANLDLNLSTAKQKNVTVEFVLASEIEEEEEDLSDDYLYFFNF
- a CDS encoding alpha-glucoside-specific PTS transporter subunit IIBC, whose product is MFANIDLRASFQKFGAAMFVPVLLFSFSGLVVGLTIIFKDQAIVGNLANPDGVFYKLVFIIEEGAWTIFRNMPLFFCLGIPIGLSKMAPERAILATLICYLSYNYFIAAILKFWGLQFGVDFTQEAGGVSGLALIAGIKTLDTSIIGAIFIGVIITTIHNRFYETKLPDYLGVFQGTSFVHIIGFFVVLVLAFLTCLIWPKIQALIASMQQFLANAGGAGVFIYTFLERILIPTGLHHFIYGPFIYGPAVVPEGIEPYWIKHVAEFSNMVEPLKQLFPEGGFALHGNSKVFGAPGLALAIYFCANKENRERMAALLIPVTLTSILVGITEPLEFTFLFISPFLFFVHSILAASLATVLYVVGGVVGNYGSGLIAFITQNWIFAMKNHSSMVIANIVIGLIFTGIWFVVFRFLILKFNIPTPGRGDSKTKLYTKKDYKEREAKKSSFEDQAVIYLEALGGRNNIEHVTNCATRLRVTVKDMNLVKDVDAFKKGGAHGLVKKGNAIQIIVGLSVPQVKAKFEELLKTSE
- a CDS encoding 6-phospho-alpha-glucosidase, encoding MKKHSVVIAGGGSTFTPEIILMLLSEEGRFPLSELKLYDNDAERQAIVGNACAIIMKERAPHVKFSFTTDPKEAFTGVDFVMAHIRVGKYEMRSLDEKIPLKYGCVGQETCGAGGMAYGMRSIGGVLEIIDYMEKYSPNAWMLNYSNPAAIVAEACRRLKPNSKVLNICDMPVGIEDIMASICGLKSRKEMQVRYFGLNHFGWWTSIIEKSTGRDLMPILKEFVSKNGYLHPSMEGHVDADWHSTYEKARDILAVSPNFMPNTYFKYYLFPDYVVSHSDINYTRTDMVRDGREKRVFGECKRITEAGTAKDSTFEVGGHATYIVDLACAISNNTGERMLLIVPNNGSIINFDPTAMVEIPCIVGCNGPEPLVMGEIPRFNKGLMEQQVAVEKLVVDAWIEGSYLKMWQAISMSRTVPSVEVAKKILDELIEANKKYWPELK
- a CDS encoding family 4 glycosyl hydrolase, with protein sequence MIKFVLVGAGSAQFGCDMLGDIFSTKSLEGSHITLLDINPNALKKVYDYVKEFIEANKLNFTVDATTDRKEAFKNAEFIISSIEVGDRFQLWDEDWKIPMQYGIHQVYGENGGPGGVFHSLRIIPPILDIVKDAMDICPNAYIFNFSNPMTAICTAVKRVYPNARFIGMCHEIGWLHKWLPKILRMNYDSLDIKAGGLNHFSCLLEIKDKKSGKDLYPDVLKNAHGYFEHEVGYSDLLKYAKANNAFSKTESFDHSIEEKLKGEFIWADRRLLKVILEKYKLLPITVDSHFGEYIGWAWDVVDHRGILDFYELYRTVLSKAEPKIELRVKERASSIIDGIVTNESYVEEAVNILNDGLIEDLPSWIAVEVPAEISKDGVKGVKLNNVPKGYLSLLRNYVSVYDLTAEAAIHHKKEYAIQAILANPVVNVCKNIEEMVDRMIDSQKPYLDYLK
- a CDS encoding phosphatase PAP2 family protein, which codes for MQIINIFDKTIIEFAHSLHNNYQILDLFFSSITYLGESIPLMVFTIILIFIKRTRVCGINMAVSLFISIFIGAIILKPLIARERPFTDPIYNEYWIAVGKHLETSFSCPSSHTTASFAVLFPIFLYFNKKYSFIAVLIAALIGFSRIYLVVHYPSDVVFGAFIGITVSCLTYFIFKRLNIEYRLNQIPIINKFDNP